The nucleotide sequence CCCTCCTCATGTGAGAACATTCTGTATGGTAGTGATTTGGACGACGACAGTGATGACTACGAGGAAGATGTGTATTATGCTGATGAAGAGGTCCGCTTTCATCATCTTGATGACCAGGACATAGAGTATATTGCCAAAGAGAGTTCAACAGTTGAAATGTTGACCGTTGAAGATGAAGACGAAGCACAGAACTGGTTTGAAAAGAGTGAAGAAGGTTTGCAAAATGGTGAGAtcgaagaaagagaagaagagggAGAACGCATTGAActgtctgagcaacagaaagaATACTTCAATAAAGGTGGTCGAGGTTATGTTTTCTACCCGGCCCTCTTTCTGAATGCTGAAGCAGAACACCTTCTGAGAAGTGACCGAACCAAGTATGTCCGCTGTCAGATAAAGATTGAAAGAGCACACAAATCAATTGCGAAGGTGCTTGACTCTAAATGCAAGTACACTGATATCCTGATCGATGGTCGCTCCAAAGCCAACCAGACGTTCATGGATGACGAAGTGGTAGTGGAGATCACCGCAGAGCCTGGAAAGACCAAGAGTCTGAAGCAAGGGAGAGGAGCAGGCCCTGCAGGGCCAAACAATTCTGTTGAGAAGATGCCCCACGGAAAAGTGGTTGGCCTTTTGAACAGGGTCAACTATAGTGATGTGGATCATCCTGTTATGTTCTGTACATTGGACGAGAAGGAAGGTCATCTGATGAAGCCTCTTTGCAAAACAGTTCCAAAGATTCACGTCCTAAATGACCTGGTCCGGAAGAAATTTCCTGCCTTGAAAAAGAACAGAATAGAACTAAAAACAATAAGCCCAGATGGCGAAATCGTCCACAAAGAGTTCCTGAATGTTCAACCAGATAAACGTGAACAGTATGTTTTCAAGGTGGCGATCCTTGCTTGGAGACCCCAGAACATCTATCCCCTTGGTGCAGTTCTGAGTTGGCATATAGGAGGGAGGGATTATGCAGGAGGACTTCGCGTTCTTTCTATGCAGCAACGAGTCCCGAGATGTTATCCAAGAACTGCCGTGGAAAGCACAACACTTTTGCTCCAGCAGAGTCTGTCCAAGAAGGATCGTCTTGATCTGACAAAACAGCGACTGTTCACCATTGACCCACCCGGCTCCAAGGACCTTGATGACGCAGTCAGCATCCAAAAGAAAGGCACCCATTACGTCATAGGGGTCCACATTGCTGACGTAGCAGCGCAGGTACCGAAAGATAGCGGAGTTGATCAGGAAGCCAGAAAGAGAGCCGTGACTTTCTATTCGCTCAATCGCAGACCACATGCCATGCTTCCTGAACCACTGAGTCACGGAAAATGCAGTCTGCTTCAAGACGAAGAGCGTCTGGCCCTGTCCGTCTTCCTCACATTCAATGAAAAGGGTAATCAAGTAAAGGAACCCGTCATTCGCAAAACGGTCATCAGATCCCTCGGGCAACTCACATACGCAGAGGCACAGAAAGCAATCGATGAAGAACATGTAGATGTGGATCCTTTAGTGCAAGAAGACATCCGAGAGCTCCACAAAATCACTCGCATTCTCAAAGAAATGCGTCAGAAGAACTCCATGCTGTTCGTGCCATTCGAGGACCCGCGCCTCCAAGAGCTGGAAAGAATCAACGAGCACATAGAGGCCCATTCGCTTATCGAAGAGCTGATGATTTTGGCAAACTCTACAGTAGCCAAGTACCTGACGAAGCTATTAAGGTATCGAGACGTAATGCTGGTTCGCTGTCACAAGGCACCAACGTGGGAGGAGCTGGCGGAGTGGAGAGACACGGAGGGATCCGTTACAAACCTCGTCATGCAGCTGCAAGGGAAAAGCGTCACTCCCAGTGGCACACAGCTCTCCTTCAATGCCAATGACATTGCAGCCGGGGCAGCACAGCAACGACAAAACGTCGTGGTGCAGAAAGAGGTCTGGAAACAGCTGTGCAGATATATGGAGGAAGGGGACATGACTGAAGCACGGAGACTGGCTTTCATGGACGCCTTGCACCCTTTGCAGTGTTTGGCCAACTGCCGGTGGATGGACCTAATGGAAACAGCCCAGTATCGCTGCTACTCTGGTCTGAACGGGTGAGTGCCCTTTGCTGTATGTGGAGacatttatgtttgtgtgtggaggggatgtaccgtaaactaccttaaGAGCGCCCACCCCCAGTATGCACCAATTTCGATcgaaagtagggggtgggcgtttactaggtaatGCACCCCTTGCAGGATCGGTTCCTCGTGAGAAATGGCGATATTTGATCACATGGTATAAAAATGTCTATAGTATTCGTTTCTGTGCAAAAATGTCTACCCCATTTTTCTGTGTCACACATGCGTTCGCGTTTGTGCTGGTGCTTTGCCTGAATGTAATCTGCAAACTAACCCCACAAATCCCTCTGTGTCATGGTTTTAGAATAAATGCAAATATCTCAAAAGACAACTGAAAATTATGGCTCAAGATCTGCTTCGTTTAACCGGCGTTATTAATACCAAGTATGATATTTGCAAGGGGTTCATTTGCACTACTCTAATCAAAGTCATCTAGGATCTTGTTTTGGCAATGctattgattaattgattgatttgcAACCAAATGACATTTTCTCCCACAGATCTGAACGACGACATTTTGGCCTTGACCTcgatgtgtacacacacttcaCCTCCCCAATCCGTCGGTATGCCGACGTTTACATTCAAAGGCTTCTTCATGCTGCCTTGGAGAGCTCGGCTCCAGACATGAACCCTGATGACGTCACAACACTCTGTCAGCACATCAACAGCGCCACTTCGCGACAGAGAGTGTTTGAAAAAGGCTGCAAGTCACTGAAGGTATCAGAGGGTCTCCAACGCCAACCACTGGTGTTCAGAGCCTACGTGGATAAGGTCGACGATGAGCAGCTGACGGTGTGTGTGCCCTCGCTGCTCAAGGTGCCTGACCGCAGGCAAGAGCTGCCTTTCAGTATGCTGGGGGTTAGCTCACAGCCGGAGCTTGTCACAGACACTGCGCTCAGGAAGGATACTGTCACGGTTCAATGGACCAAGAGGATTTACGACGTGAGTCAGACCTGCCCTAGAAGTTTCATGTCCCACCGAAAACAACTGGAAAAATCAAAACACAGATCTGCCAATGCTGCCATCAAGATGACACTGCGTCCAGATATGAATAGCGTGGCGGTGAAACATCAGGACTGGGCAACAATACTGCAAACTTTGACTTCCAGCGCGGAAGGCTTTGAAATGCTGGTCCCAGAGCCTGTTGAGAGAGGCCAGTCGGAAGTCGAGTACATGTCTTCAGAAAAACGAGACGGAAGTGTTTCGCTGCTGCCACTTAAGTTCGTCAGGCAGTACACTCGGGGACAGGTCGTACAGATCCAAATGTCTGCAGAGCCTAAGAAAGGGATGCTGCAACCTCGTGTAGAAATGTTGCATACGGCACGCAACGCTAGCGTTTGCACACAGCATGTGACAGACCCCATCCAGGCGCTCACACACTTTGCTACACGCGCTACAAAGGGCCACAACTTTTCCAGCTACAAGGACTACCAGCAGGCCTGGATGCCACTTCTGGAGATGGAAGCCGCTGTGGGTGCAGCAGACGGAGACGGAGGAGTCGTCATTGACAATGTTACTGTTACCATGAAGGCGCAGGGACCCTCAAACAGTCTTAAGTACCGTGGCTTCTTCACTCTCAATGCAGCATTCTGCTACGACCGCTGCATCGATTTCGGAGGCAAATCCCCCAGCAGCATAGGCAAAGACGAGGTAAAGAAAGACAATTCGTTTCCCTTGGACTACCTCTGTCTTCGCTACAAGATGGAGTGCTCAGACATCATTGCATCAAGAGTTCAGTCGAGCGGAATACCCGAAACGGTGGACAAACAATTTACGTGGCTTGCCCACGCCAGCGTGGTGGATGTGATCCACAGAGGCCGCAAGTCAGAAGATGGAGGAGAGCTTGTGGTGACTTTCGTCCTGTCTCCTTCCAGCCCGCGACCACCCTCGCAGCTGATGGCGAAGGACGGTGTCAAACTCACTTTGGAAGTTCTGCCAAAGTCGGATGTTGACAGGTAGGATGCTATACGAAAGCAATGTTATATAGAGACGTATCGAGGCGGCTAACTTTACTCATGAGTCTCTTACTTCCATTGTTTAAGCTTTTTTCGTcccaaattttaaaaaaatcatattCATGCGCGTTGTTGCTTCCCGAGATCTCCTCTTCATAAAATCGGGCCTTTTTGCTAACATATTACTCATGCAAGGTTGGCAAAAGCCCATGACCACCCTCCTTTGGAATGGAGATTACAAAGTGTCTTGGACATTTGCCAGAGGATTTGCATGGTCACAAACTTTGCGAGACGCTTGCTTTGAGCTaacgttattttctaatttagaTATTGAACGAGAGTCTTCAGGTGAGAAGGACTGTTGTGATGTATAAATAACTTTTTTAGAGTAGCAAATAGCTAATATGAAAACACATAacttaacaataacaataatgcTGAGAGCTAATCAGGTCAAATTGTGCAGGATTCTAGAGAAAAAAAGGGCTCTTTAACTCCCTTGGTATGTTTAACAATCAGCTACGATTTCTGCATGGTTTATTACAAATTGATAACTCGCATTAAAGAATTCGCAGCCCATCACTATCACAGATAACGACTCCGAATGCTATTCAATCAAGCATTTGCTTGTTTAGCTTTATTTTGGCATGACGACGTTACTGCTTCGAAGCAGACTGCCTGATAAGGAGGAGCTCTTTATGACACAGTGCTGCAAACTTAaaaaatgccccccccccctccacaaaaatcaacaacaaaaaacaacaaaacacaccacacacacacgctgtaaTAAGTGCAAGAAGTAAGATGGCTAATGCAGATTGTACGGCATGACAGATGTTATTGGTAACAGGATAATCAACAACAAGTGCCTCTGCATGTTTCAGACGGGCTCAACAGATGTTGATACAGCTCAAAGATACAGATTTTGAACTGGCACGAGCTATTGCATTTGGCAGACAGATCCCAAAGCTTGGTAAGTATTCAGTCTACATTCATGAACACACCTGATATACCATACGTGTAAGAATGAGCATTAATTAGGATCGGTAGTATGGATGCAACAACCTCCTTGTGTGTCATAGTTTATGAAGGGTCACATTAGGATTTATGCCGAAATAGCACTtccagaaagaaagacaattaAAAATTCATTCATttg is from Littorina saxatilis isolate snail1 linkage group LG5, US_GU_Lsax_2.0, whole genome shotgun sequence and encodes:
- the LOC138966738 gene encoding 3'-5' exoribonuclease HELZ2-like translates to MPPVAYMISTKSLPVLGIFIGDRRLAIMPGMSTVVERMERLWEMNVVVGASSLVREGLLREEKDFHRAVMRVDTSRLPPFLATRHAYVYACLLNNCREFAKALTIARDAVTGVTDPEERRKFEQLIDEINDALETASQRRNSQGPADPQWLEGTYALTNQSRTEAQEAARQSYLAQAKHRRVRTVSVGRRGRTPSPAPLSHQSAQGTLGDGRNRSSSFCHPSNVNFSLYTQPARVSTCSAGDLSRGASGPTASPSSCENILYGSDLDDDSDDYEEDVYYADEEVRFHHLDDQDIEYIAKESSTVEMLTVEDEDEAQNWFEKSEEGLQNGEIEEREEEGERIELSEQQKEYFNKGGRGYVFYPALFLNAEAEHLLRSDRTKYVRCQIKIERAHKSIAKVLDSKCKYTDILIDGRSKANQTFMDDEVVVEITAEPGKTKSLKQGRGAGPAGPNNSVEKMPHGKVVGLLNRVNYSDVDHPVMFCTLDEKEGHLMKPLCKTVPKIHVLNDLVRKKFPALKKNRIELKTISPDGEIVHKEFLNVQPDKREQYVFKVAILAWRPQNIYPLGAVLSWHIGGRDYAGGLRVLSMQQRVPRCYPRTAVESTTLLLQQSLSKKDRLDLTKQRLFTIDPPGSKDLDDAVSIQKKGTHYVIGVHIADVAAQVPKDSGVDQEARKRAVTFYSLNRRPHAMLPEPLSHGKCSLLQDEERLALSVFLTFNEKGNQVKEPVIRKTVIRSLGQLTYAEAQKAIDEEHVDVDPLVQEDIRELHKITRILKEMRQKNSMLFVPFEDPRLQELERINEHIEAHSLIEELMILANSTVAKYLTKLLRYRDVMLVRCHKAPTWEELAEWRDTEGSVTNLVMQLQGKSVTPSGTQLSFNANDIAAGAAQQRQNVVVQKEVWKQLCRYMEEGDMTEARRLAFMDALHPLQCLANCRWMDLMETAQYRCYSGLNGSERRHFGLDLDVYTHFTSPIRRYADVYIQRLLHAALESSAPDMNPDDVTTLCQHINSATSRQRVFEKGCKSLKVSEGLQRQPLVFRAYVDKVDDEQLTVCVPSLLKVPDRRQELPFSMLGVSSQPELVTDTALRKDTVTVQWTKRIYDVSQTCPRSFMSHRKQLEKSKHRSANAAIKMTLRPDMNSVAVKHQDWATILQTLTSSAEGFEMLVPEPVERGQSEVEYMSSEKRDGSVSLLPLKFVRQYTRGQVVQIQMSAEPKKGMLQPRVEMLHTARNASVCTQHVTDPIQALTHFATRATKGHNFSSYKDYQQAWMPLLEMEAAVGAADGDGGVVIDNVTVTMKAQGPSNSLKYRGFFTLNAAFCYDRCIDFGGKSPSSIGKDEVKKDNSFPLDYLCLRYKMECSDIIASRVQSSGIPETVDKQFTWLAHASVVDVIHRGRKSEDGGELVVTFVLSPSSPRPPSQLMAKDGVKLTLEVLPKSDVDRRAQQMLIQLKDTDFELARAIAFGRQIPKLEHDHKRLGMKDENHEVYAESSTESSLDRNNTRQLEAIKLAMTKSLAVIQGPPGTGKTNVGIKLVYLFSKVNRQLQEEGKGKKTVLYCGPSNKSVDLVARGLLRKLGDKCPKIVRMYGSSIEDKDYPVPRGNLRSKRGMRDLTSDPNLEDVSLHHLIRREGKPKAKEIAVFQRYFEKCNTMPDMYSVNSKQLKKYRKLVYDASVEELSHYEVVLATCAVGGNNKLTSGTQGTVYQVIIDECAMCPEPASLVPVVANNAKQLVLIGDHKQLRPIIQCGAAADLGLDQSLFERLHDKFYNLHTKFLDTQYRMHPQICAFPSQEFYENQLKTGPSFRRKVWYHMNCWPKYPPEFQNPIPHVLVDIRGEEETLTVNTEEGNERSKSNSMEAEKVIEILIYLRKCRVELSSVKVLTQYNAQRHLLETKLKAAIQNNGENAFNHYDRVNMQNVSVSTVVSSQGGEWDYVILSTVRSLPGYMIEPNPTHGWCIQNLGFITDRNQVNVALTRARKGLFVIGNAQLLRCDEVWKHLLERYERMGCLIQDASTFPPPLPPRPKKGRRVQNNARDEWQNVEISRPN